From the genome of Silurus meridionalis isolate SWU-2019-XX chromosome 12, ASM1480568v1, whole genome shotgun sequence, one region includes:
- the blmh gene encoding bleomycin hydrolase: protein MDCGLSGEKVSAFIKRLQSEPRYLLAQNVSTCIDPLEVCLHRQTVQDTVHIFQHAIPAEGKPVTNQKNSGRCWIFSCLNVMRLPFMKKYNIEEFEFSQSYLFFWDKVERCYYFLHSCVETAQRNEPVDGRLVQFLLSNPTNDGGQWDMLVNLIEKYGVIPKKCFPESHSSEASRRMNDILNHKLREYCLRLRNMVASNATKAELNEAMDTMIEEVFRVVSVCLGSPPDTISWEYRDKDKTFHRIGPLTPKEFYIQHVKPIYNLQDKVCLVNDPRPQNPYGKLYSVEFLGNMVGGCTTQYNNQSIELLKKAAADSIKDGEAVWFGCDVGKHFHGKLGINDMNVFNHELVFGVSVKNLNKAERLIFGDSLMTHAMVLTAVTDKDGKEGGYKKWRVENSWGDDRGNKGYLIMTDEWFSEYVYEVVVDKKFLSHEVLEVMQQEPVILPAWDPMGALA, encoded by the exons ATGGACTGTG GTCTGAGTGGGGAGAAAGTGTCTGCTTTTATTAAGCGTCTGCAGAGCGAGCCTCGATATCTGCTGGCGCAAAATGTCTCAACCTGCATTGACCCTCTAGAAGTATGCCTGCACAGGCAGACAGTTCAAGACACGGTGCACATCTTTCAGCACGCCATCCCCGCCGAGGGCAAGCCCGTCACTAACCAGAAGAACTCAG GGAGATGTTGGATCTTTTCGTGCCTCAACGTCATGCGACTTCCTTTTATGAAGAAGTATAATATAGAAGAGTTTGAGTTCAGTCAATCCTATCTCTTTTTCTGGGATAAG GTGGAACGCTGCTATTACTTTTTGCACAGCTGTGTAGAGACAGCCCAGAGAAATGAGCCAGTAGATGGCCGCTTGGTCCAGTTTCTGCTCTCAAATCCCACTAATGATGGTGGACAATGGGACATGCTGGTTAACCTTATTG AAAAATATGGTGTCATCCCAAAGAAGTGCTTTCCTGAGTCTCACAGCTCCGAGGCATCGCGCAGAATGAATGATATCCTTAATCACAAG ctgagAGAGTATTGTCTTAGGCTTAGGAACATGGTGGCCAGCAATGCCACCAAAGCTGAGCTGAATGAAGCCATGGACACCATGATTGAGGAG GTGTTTCGAgtggttagtgtgtgtttgggtagTCCTCCAGATACTATCTCTTGGGAATACAGGGACAAGGACAAGACCTTCCACCGTATAGGGCCTTTGACCCCTAAGGAATTTTACATACAGCATGTCAAGCCTATCTATAACCTACAGGACAAG gtATGCCTTGTGAATGACCCCAGGCCCCAGAACCCATATGGGAAGTTGTACAGTGTGGAATTTTTGGGAAACATGGTGGGCGGATGCACCACACAGTATAATAATCAATCCATTGAGCTACTGAAGAAAGCCGCTGCTGATTCCATCAAGGACGGAGAG GCTGTGTGGTTTGGCTGTGATGTAGGAAAGCATTTCCATGGCAAACTTGGCATCAATGacatgaatgt GTTTAACCACGAACTGGTGTTCGGTGTATCAGTAAAGAACCTGAATAAGGCAGAGCGGTTAATCTTTGGAGATTCCCTGATGACCCATGCCATGGTCCTTACTGCAGTTACTGACAAG gacgGGAAGGAGGGAGGCTACAAGAAGTGGAGAGTTGAGAACTCGTGGGGCGATGACCGTGGGAATAAGG GTTATCTGATCATGACGGACGAATGGTTTTCAGAATACGTCTATGAAGTGGTGGTGGATAAGAAGTTCCTCTCCCATGAGGTGCTTGAGGTCATGCAGCAGGAGCCTGTTATTCTCCCTGCATGGGATCCAATGGGAGCACTGGCATAA